The Denticeps clupeoides chromosome 16, fDenClu1.1, whole genome shotgun sequence DNA segment ACATGTGTGCAGGTGGGTCGGCTACGAGAATGACAACTTCCGCGGGCGCCAGTACCTGTGGGACATGTCCGAGCGGGGAGAGTATAACTGCACAGAGAAATGGTGTGGACAAGCAGACCGCGTCGCCTCTGTGCGCGCAATTAGACAGGTGAACTGAGCGAGACACACAACCACTCTTCTGCCAGATTCTGTCCCCTGTTCCTACGGACATTGATCTGGACCTGGTCAAAATCTACTGCTGGCCAGAGCTGGTAAACACGGTTAATGCTTAGGCTAACCTAATCTAACCCCCATCCAACCCCAAATGTCCATtgattttaatgcattacaGTGAGTAATTAGTAATTATGCCATTAGTGAGtcataaataaaactaatattACCCAATGATATGAGTGATTAGGACAACCAGTACTCAATGCACCAAAAACACCCTCAATCATGctgacggggcagtggtggcctagcgggtaaggatgtGGACcagtaatcaaaaggttgccggttcgaatgctgaACCTCCAAGGTGTCACCGAGCAAAGCAGCATCcacactcactgctccccatAATAAAAACTACTCCAAGGATTTTAAAGGCCATTTGGCCCAATTAAAATCCCAGGTAATTGTAGCGACtacatgacattttattcacGCTTTTTTCAAATATGATTTTACACCCAAGCATTTGCGCGTGAAGGTGAAATGAAGCGTGCTTTACTCTGCGATGCAGGACTCTTCTGCCCCTCGTGCTCAGCTGTTTGAGAGGGCAGGCTTCTCAGGGAGGAAGACTGAGCTGACAGATGACATCCCCAACATGATGAGCCGCTACAACCTCAACAGGGCTGCTTCCATCCGTGTAATGGGGGGCGCGTgagtacacaaaaaaaacaacaacaacaacaaaactaCCAACTAAGCAGCAGACGTATGAcctatattctgttttttttttttggggggggacaTTAGCTGGGTGGTTTACCAAGAACCCAACTTCAGAGGCCCTCACTACGTTCTGGAGAGGAAAGACTACAGCAACTTCTCTGACTGGGGAGCTCAGAGCAGCACCATCGGCTCCATGAGACGTGTCCGATTTAGCTGATTTCTCTTCCCGCGGCCACTCCATCCTTCCTCCATCCAAGCTTTTTACAGAAAACAACGTCTTAAGCTGAACACTAACACAGCACaccagaaaacatttttttttgataataaaCAAGGGAAAAAACTAGAGCCTTGTgtaattttttcccctcaactTGCAAAACTTCCTTTTAAACTTCCTTTTCCTGTCCTTAATTTCGGATGCATAACAGGACAGGACAGCCGAATGCGAGTGCTTttaaaatcagaagtaaaagCAGATTGCATCTCTTCTGGTATCTTTTCACCCTATCAACCAAACCATAATTCTTCCCTCTAAAATGTAAAGGTTGGTATTGGGTCAGAACATTATGTTGAAACATATAATTTcataaaatatcattataaCCTCTCTACAAACACAAATGAGACAATCATTTTAAACAAGACTAAAATAATCAAGCTTGCAATGCAGAATGCAGACAGCAAAATCAGTAAATGCGTCTTTTATATTCTGAAGACTGTATCTGTCGATCAGAACTGACATCTTTTAATCATGGGTGTTAGAAGCAGTAAAATTAACACACCTAAACCAAGGCTGCACTCTTGAATCCActggaaatttaaaaaaaatgttttctttttatgagCATGGACATGCTGTCAAAGTCTCAGCACTAACTCAGTAAATAGATATAATGCTCCGAATTCTTCGATGGTAATACCAAAGATTCAACCAGTAAGGACTGTTGTCTTAAATTATAGTTGTCAAAGACATTTATGAATTGTGCTGATGAAGATAATAGTGCAGACTGGCCTGTCTTGTAATACCCGTTTTCTCCTCAAGAGGCGATAGTGAGTTTCAGTATTATCAGGTCTGCCCTCAGGACAAAGAAACAATGCTGGCAGCACATTCTAACCTCTTGTCATTCATGCAAATGGAACCGCCCTTGTGGTTCCTTGTTTCTCATGATCAGGGTGAGCAACCCACCTTTCTGGGCAGGCACGTCCTCTTATTGCATGGGGAAGTTGCATGCTTTGTGGAGAATTAATGCAAAATGCTTGTTCAATGgtctttgtgtatttttttttttgcatagtcCTGCGGcaagacaggcagagagacaaacaaaaaccaaaccgTGAACATAACCTCTTTGATAACTGATAACAGAACAGGACATTCCAAGTACAGTACcagaaatgccaaaaaaaagctgcaaagAGAAAGCTGAAACATTGGCACGTGACAAAAACACCTGACTATGACTAAAATGGTGCTAAGACGGAGTGTTTTTGCCATAATGACTCCATTAATACATTAATGATTCTCCAAATAGCATGTCTTCACAGCTCATACCTGCTCCTGAAATGTGATCCAGATAAACAAACTCTTTCATCTCTTGTCCAGCATTCAAATTAATTTAGTATTTTTAGTACTGAATAGACCGGCCTGGAAATGCATCCTGAAACAAGACTTCTTTGAGTGCGTGGTGTAAACAAACACACCACTCCCAACAAAGGGTTCTTGTAAGGTTTCAGGAGACCCGGTCACCCTCCATTCAGACCCCGCGTCTACCGTCAGATCGCATGTATCCCACGTATCCCCATGCTGGGAAGGAAATCTGCTGAAAGTGGAGCCTTTGTGGGGACTGCGAGTTCAGAGGAATTGTGTGAGGCTTAGCGGGCCTTAACTCTCCGCGTTCAGGGAGAGGCCGCGGAGGCTACCTACCATCTTAAATCCCTGAACGCAGCTGCCAGTTTCTCTCGCAAACATGAGAGGGGTCGATGCAGCCGGTTCTCAGAGGTCTTAACACGGAGCGGGGCATGGCAGACTCACGGACACATGTTCTCGCCTTTGTGCCCTGTGTATTTAAGTGCCTGTGAGAACCGCAGTTGCTCTCCTTTTGTCAGGTTGATGATGCCTCACCGCTATTTCCCAGTCTGGCCCTGCAAAATGGGGGTGGTAAGCACTAGACGGGTGGCATCTGATATCTCTGTTGCTCTCCGGAAGGGAGTGGAGTTTGAAGGCCCTCTGCCTGTGGAATGTGCCGTTTGAGGGAGAGCATGGAGAGTCAGGCTAAGAGGATTTTTCATGTGACCTTGTAAACCTTGTGACCTTTTTAgcacaaataaaataactgcAAGAAAAGTGAAGGAGTAAAAAttagttgttcattttgtcacTGTGGTGCAGTGACTCATGCTTCTGCAGTAGAAGCAGGTAACTGTGCCACCTGCTGGGCGGTTAAAACCATGAAGttgctttgtgtgtatgtgtatgtgtattcatACTCTGTAATGAGGCTGTATGCATTTACTTACTCTCTTTCTACGGTGCATCTGTAAATAGTACTGCTCTTCTGCATTTCTGGTTCGATGCTAACTGCATGTAATTGGTTTTCTACCTGTACCTTTGTACCTTTACACATTGACCATAATCTAACCACATATAAAATAGTTATGAAAAGGTTTTGTGAAAACTGATTTCTGTTTCACAAGAATAAGAGAAACACCTTGGGGCAGTTACACGTTTATAATGCACATGTTGCATGGACCAGGTCCTGTGAGTCTGTCTGCGTGTGTTCAGATGCATTCTGCAGTCGATCTCAGACTTCAAAGCCAGCTGCTGAAATCTGAAATGGTATACCGTAATTGTCCACTGTACAGCGCAGTCCTGCATTCCTACACGATTCGCCCCGGTGTTCTGCCCTTACAATTAATCTGCACTGTCATTATCGCGAGTTTATGCACAAACCTGCTTTCAACGTCGATGTAATATGCTCCCAGAGCTACAACATGAGTCTTTACTGGCATGAACCTAGAATGTGTTGCCTGTATTTCTGCAATATCTTACAATATGGAGTGTAaaacgtttttttattattttactatcTAGCATCTAAACCAGTCTCACAGGAaggaagaaggtttttttttttatttgctgatgGAACCATTTGCTTGTAGGTATGTAGACCACTGCAGCCTAGCACCCAGGGCCCAATTGTGGCTGTTTGGAAAAGGCAGCTTTGTGTGAAAAGTGCTGCACGGAGCACCGAGCCTTTGAtcactccacacacagacaggcctgAGCTAACCGATGGCACAGATATCATGTCTGATATTTTGTGGGCACAAACTGAGAAATTCCTTGAGGTTGAACCACTGGGCTGGATACATTCAGAGCCGAGAATCTCAGGATACATAGTCTTTAAATGCCGTGCTGCAGAGAATTCTACAAAATGCTGCAAACCTCTAACAGGTCGCAAACAGATGACCCcagagtcacaggtttaaatcctatatactaccatcatgtccgtGAGCATGATTCTTAGCTCCGTGGAGACAGTCCCTGTAATTAGTGGCTGGAAGttagtaaaatgtaaatggaatattTCCACGTTTCCAGCTTGTACTTGTTCTTGTGAACATATATTTTGGCCACATTCTTTCCAGACTTTCTTGACTTGAACGTCACATCATGCTATGGAACCTAAAAGTGAGCAAAAGAACAGAGCTAAAAAGAACTAGTTATGAACTAGTACTAGTAATATAATATCTCAGTGTGGTTATTAGACAAACGTTTGTTTGATGCATTGCTCATGTATTTTGGGTACAGTTAAGAAAATGTGTGGCCGGAAGTGGGCTGTCGGGTGACATGGTCGGCAGGTTTTCCGTAATGACCGAGGGGCCTGGAAGCTGTCTGCTCAGTGTTCCGGGTCCTGACATGAACAGACAGGCCGGCCATGGCGTTGCCTGCATGGAAGCTGCCACAGCGGCCACCTGCGTACCACAATTATCAACAGCGCTCTGGCCGGCCAGCAAAACACACTACACAGCACCAATTAAAGAGCGCGCACGTTCCCCTCCATCCACCCATCACTAACACTCCTGCATGTCTGACAAGGCTCCCTTTTTTCTCCTGCTGCAAATGTCTAATTAACATCGGGGCCTGTGAGAGCCAGAGCCTTCCAGAGCTGCTGAAAGGGACGAGGACTTGGACCGGGTAATCAGCTTAAGCACAAGTTTATTTCCTGCCCTCGCCGCCCTGCAGCTTCCAACTGCGATCGgggtccccccccccttttttttcccaaatctgTTTATCTCCAATTTCCTCTGACTTGTAATGGGTCTCATCGGCACATTGTCACCTTCAATTAAAGCCAAAGCCACAGCCCCTGTTTCTCAGATCCTTTTTGATTAGAGCTGATTTTGGCAGGCCTCACTCCAAACAATAACCTGGTCTGGTTCATTACGTCTTCATCAGCACCTCGATGACTACCGCATTGTGAAAATGACTGCTCTCACTAAGTGACTGGGCACATTATGGCACATTTAACTTGACGATATGAGCTTACATCACAGAACAATGCTGTGGGATCAACTGACAGCCACAACAAACAAGAAGCTTCAGGGTCTTTAACCAATCACTTACCTTCAGGGGCTTTAACCGATCACATGCCATCTCTACCTTTTCATAtctgtttaaaacatttatgttgGAGTTTATGATTTGTTTCCATTCAAGGTGtcagttgtgtgtatgtataatatgtatataagattttttgtataaaaaactTTTGTTATGGACGGTGCAGCAGGCAGTGGTCTGATATGAGGCCAGTTATATTTTTCAGCATTCTTAATTCATTTGAAGTAGTATTAAGGCATAatgaatttaattaatattaagaACAATGTTTTTTCACTGTGGCTAAATTTAGTTATGATGCATGGCGATAAATATTCTTTTTCAACATCCCAAAATGAGAAAGTATGTCTATGTTGAAACCTTTACACATTTTTGCTGAACTGAGAACTGAGCTTGAGCTCACCCAGTCCCTTAGAGCTTTGAAAGAAAGACCTTTCCTGGGCCCCAGGTCTCCTGGAGAGGACCCCACACCACCCACAAAGCTCCTGATGTTATCTCACCCAATCGCAGGTCAGaggagttcacacacacacacacatacacacacacacacacacacacaccagaggcaTGCTGTACAGCAACTCAGTTCTGATCATTGCTCTATTGCACTCCTTCTTTGCTCAGCGTATAAATCTAGCGCCTGCCGTGCAAATGAGCCAAACCGTTAAGCTGTTCACAGATCTTGATAAAACTGCTGTTTTGATGATGCAGATGTTTTTCTCCCTGATCAGATTGTGCCCACACATACTGaaagtgcattttaaagttTAATAGGTATGTAGATCACCCCGTGGCCTGTAGTTTGAGCCTAAGTGGAAAGCAGTGCCATTAAGGCCTGCGCTGCAAAGCTGAGCTGAGTTCCAGGGCAAGATTGGCATTGTTCTAGCCGAGGGCAGTATTTATGATGAAATGCGGAGGACAGTGAGAAATGACAGTGCTGGGAGTGGACTGGAGAGCCCTTGGCTGACTGAACTGGGCCTTTGTGTACAGATGGCAAAGAGTGGGCTGGCCGCTTCCCCAGAGTGGCTCCCTGTGTAATTACAAGCTGCCAAAACActccagcagcggcagcagcacaCATTACGCATGCCTACCTTTCCTCTGCAAACCTGAGCTAAAAACAGAACACTGCAAGGCTCCTGATAATTATCATTCACAGAAGCAGGAGAGCCAGCCCTTAGGTGAAAAAGTCACCCTTTAAAATACTTTGCAGGGAATTACTAGCTTCACAGGTTTGGAAAGGCTGACTTGGTACAGTTTTTCCTCCCAGCCTCCCCCTAGTTTCCTTGCGCTGGTCGCATTACAGGGTTATAAACAGCACTATCTAAATTAGAGATCCTCTGCATTCACTTGTCATGCTCAATCACAGACGCAGGCCTTGAAGGGGACCATGCAGCTGTAATTCAGCGCTGGAGCTGCCCGGCCGCTACCTCCTTCCACACACGCTGCAGTGCTGCACATGGCCACTGACAGTGCATGAGCCGGAGACGACCTCCATTTTATGAGCCAAGATGAGGAGGTCTTTCAAAAAAATTACCTTCAGGCGTATTTTCCACTATTGCAAGTTCTCGGTGTAGAGATTCTGCTGAATTTTACTATAAACAGACAACACCTTGAAGTACAGAAAGTCACAAAGTGACTTAAGGTTTACATTATAAATGAGAGATTTCAAGGCTGGGTTGTAATGGATTACTGTGCTGCATGTTCATAATACATGGATTCAATTTAAAAGGACAGTATTTCTAATGCAGAATACATATACATTAATAGTATTCGACAGACCTGCTGAGTGACTTACGTAAGTGCTTTAAGAAAACATCAGAGAATACTTGCAGAATACATATGCTGTGAGCAAAAACCCTGATTATGATGCAGTGCAACTGTTTTACATACGCATTACAAATGTGTATTCTGAATATATTACTATCTTATGTACTGCAGCAGAATATGTACACATATGTACACAGGCAAGCATTTCATTACAGTTTGAAGGCATTTAAATCAACAGAATGTACTTTTTAGATATTTATGAGAGTGAGTGTCATATTAAATAATGTACTTATAGAACACTgcacgtgagtgtgtgtgtgtgtgtgtgtgtgtgtgtgtgtgtgtgtgtgtgtctgttattgGAGGACAGTCTCTATAGCCCTCagccaaaatgtaaaatgacagaCACAGATCCCCTTGCTTTTGGAGTTCCGTATGTTTTGGCCACAGCTCCTCCCTGGGGCACCTGATGTCTCTGTGCTTCCTTATCTTAATAGCAATTAACTGTTACTGGTCTGTGTCAGTGACGCAGGCTGCTAGAAAAAGCGACATGATAAAAATGGTTGCAATGAGAGAGAAAGACGGAAAAGGCTTGACAGAAGACGAGAGATAAGACGGATATGGATTATAGCCCAGATACGCCTGGAATGTAAGATGAAGGCTGGAAAGGCAATTTTCTGTGCTTCCCATAAACATTAATCCATGATACATTTTTGATTATTTCATACACTTAAAACAACAAACAGCTTTTAGGTTTACAGGCAACATATTACTATGCGATTGTGCATTTAAACTGCATGTATGTTTGTAATCTATACGTAATTTTACTCATATTTCATCCGAATACTGTGGAAATGTACCAACTTAAATAATTTGGTCCAAACTGAGctgcaattaaacatttttgcaaaaaGTCTCTGTATCAGAGTAACATTTAGTTagtttttgtcctttttgtctCACCATACACCAAAAAGTGAACACAGACATCAGGAGTATATTTGGTGTTGTCGGCTCTGAGCAGGATGATGGTGTTTGTAGCACAGCAGCATTGTAACGGCATGCAGGCCTCCCCTTCCATAAAGCTAGAGAGCATAAACACCTTTTAGCAACATCCACTGTGCGGGTCCCTAGGCAGCTGTCTCATCAGCTCCAGCCTGCATGTCCCATGTCTCAGTTTCCCTGCTCCGTGCCAGACACAGGCAGGAAATGAAGGCACGTTTGGGTAGTGGTCTGGCCTTTGACCCACGATCTGCAATGCACTCGTCTTTGAAGTCTGGTGGAGAATCACATGCAATTACTTGTGAAATAGAACATGTTCTCTGGACCACTTAACCCATGCTGTGAACATCCATCCGAGGGCAAAAGCACTTCACCGTTCTGGGGAACGTTTCGCTATGTCCCCGCAATGTTCTCTTCATATTGGGTCAGTATGTTCACTATAGTGTCCCTCACTGCTGCCTTACATCTAAATCTCAGCAGGGTCATTAACGTGACTTCCAGTCAGAGGCAGAGACGCTCAGGCCCACATAGGCAAGCCCCAAACCAGAGATATGAAGGTCTCACATACTCACTTCAGTGGTagggtgggtgggggagggTGGGATTTAGGTTACCCTGAAAGGAGAGTAGCAAAGGAGACGCAGAAGAATATCAGGCCTCACCTTCACAGCTCTTTAACAAATTCTTATCATTGCTTTTGTTTTCTGTGAGCACAGTCCTGAGATGCTGGCTTGATAAGCCATTTTGATGTAGCGGCAGCTGAAATTTGGCAAAGGGCTTGCGGGTCTCGCTGCTACACTTCAGATGCTGGGATATTAGGAGCAGATGTAGCCTCTTTGCTCTGTGAGGCAGAAAGGAAACGTTCCCTGCTGCTATTGATTGCTGATCCTCTGGCTTGTTTGGGCTATCAGCAGGGCTCCTGAACAGATATTGCTAAAGCTGGGTGAGGTTGCAGTGCTATTCATCAAAGGTATAGAAGGTGTTATGGTTGTAAAAGTATTGCCATTTGATGAATGGAATGTTGCTTTCTTCAGACATGTAGCTGGATATATCACTTTTTTGATCCTTTAGAGCTGGTAGAAAACTGTAGGACACATGAGATAAAGGATATAATGAGTTgctttttctgtttaaatttgACAGTAAATTGAAAATAATTGGATTGCCAGAGCTTTAGGtacaaatattcaaattttaAATCTTTGTATCATGAACTGTGTTAAAGCCTGCATAAGTAAAACGTTGACTAGTATAACATCAAGCACATCAGCTTCACAAGAAATATATAACTAGCTGACTTTCTAGTTCTGTAGCTGGGTGATAAGAAGATGAACCCAGGCAGCACTGTCTTGTTTGCTTAGATTAATAGCAGATAACAGGAACAATGGACTTGGATAAACGTCGTAAATGGGCCTCATTAGAGACATCTTGACTTGATGTGAGACATCTTATCAAGTCTACTCATTACTCTACTCACTACTCACATTTACTTGTTGCAAGCAAAAAGTTGCAAAGAATCAACCAGTAAAGACCTCTACATTCACACCAGTATGTCAACAGTTCTTCAGATCGCCTGTTTTCAGTGGGCTATGATTCAAATGTCTATAGTATAATGCCTATAGTGTCCATATATAACCTGACTCCCACAATCTTCAGCTACTGTAATTGTTTAAAAGTTTAAGGTTCCCCATCcaaaatatattatacagtaAATGGACGTGCACTGACGTTAATACTGGGTTCTGCAGGAAGCAGGGGGGAACTTTTCTGACACCATGCTGACGTTTATGCGTGACCCAAACAACGACCGTAATAATCAGCGCACTCGCAGCCACTGTAAAAACAGGCTGATACTGTATGTGGATGTTGGCCCCGGTGCCTGACTCCAGGGCCCTTCCTAAAAGATTTTGCCAAGCTCTTtcattccttccttcctctcaccCTCTTATCTGTAAAGGAAAGTCACTCTGGCTCCTGGCGAGACACATGGAGTCTCCATGTCCTGGCGACCCTCAttgaaagactttttttaaCCCATAATTTGCATAATGATTCACTAACAGAAGCCCCTTAAACATCAAAGACAATCATAACAATAATGAGAAATAATAAACCAGCCATTCATATTTAGGCAAGAAAAAAGTGCTTTTAGTCCTTAAAAGGAGGCTTTTGGGTGTGGATAAATATGCTTCCCCCCCTAAATACCAATCATAAACTGACAGAGGGCAAAGACCAGGAAACACCTTATTCTTACTCTAATAATTGCAAATTGCACAAATGGATTTAATGCTGTAGGACAGAGGTGCTATTTGCCAGATTGTACAATTCGATTGGCTCCTAATCAACACCGGTTCTACCCGCAGAGAGCAGAgaggcagaggagaagaaacgtgTCCTCTAATCCATTTTTATACAGTGAAACCAGCCGCTCTCCTGGGGTTGTCTGGACGCAGACAGCAGACGTCCACTGCATCCAAAATGCTGGATGCTGCACTGTACTACACACAACAGTCCTGGTTACTAACA contains these protein-coding regions:
- the crybgx gene encoding crystallin beta gamma X yields the protein MNIFTKVPGLVHQTSKLGSVLQRAFYGSSGRVTLFEQRNFAGRRLELSSDCQKLSEKNFPDRCNSVQVDSGAWVGYENDNFRGRQYLWDMSERGEYNCTEKWCGQADRVASVRAIRQDSSAPRAQLFERAGFSGRKTELTDDIPNMMSRYNLNRAASIRVMGGAWVVYQEPNFRGPHYVLERKDYSNFSDWGAQSSTIGSMRRVRFS